Proteins encoded within one genomic window of Prauserella marina:
- a CDS encoding ABC transporter ATP-binding protein, producing MSASAVHTEGLTRSYGGRVVLDDVDLRIAPGEFVALIGRSGSGKSTLLRALAQLDDYVDGSGTVSVPDNRSVLFQDSRLLPWDRVLDNVTIGLPGPEAKARGKAALADVGLAGRERAWPNALSGGEQQRVALARSLVREPDLLLADEPFGALDALTRLRMHALLLDLVAAHRPAVLLVTHDVDEALALADRVLVLEAGRVVLDHAVGLPRPRRHGAPELAGAREELLRGLGVDVSPGERPVTA from the coding sequence ATGAGCGCCTCCGCGGTGCACACCGAAGGGCTCACCCGGAGCTACGGCGGCAGGGTGGTGCTCGACGACGTCGACCTGCGTATCGCGCCAGGCGAGTTCGTGGCGCTCATCGGCCGCAGCGGCTCGGGCAAGAGCACCCTGTTGCGGGCATTGGCTCAGCTTGACGACTATGTGGACGGTTCGGGCACGGTTTCCGTGCCGGACAACCGGTCGGTGCTGTTCCAGGATTCGCGGCTGCTGCCCTGGGACAGGGTGCTCGACAACGTGACGATCGGCCTGCCCGGACCGGAGGCGAAAGCACGGGGAAAAGCGGCGCTGGCCGATGTCGGGCTCGCCGGAAGGGAACGGGCGTGGCCCAATGCCCTCTCCGGCGGCGAGCAGCAACGCGTCGCGCTGGCCAGATCGCTGGTGAGGGAACCGGATCTGCTGCTGGCCGACGAACCGTTCGGCGCGCTCGACGCACTGACCCGGCTGCGCATGCACGCGTTGTTGCTCGATCTGGTCGCCGCGCACCGGCCTGCCGTACTGCTCGTCACCCACGACGTCGACGAAGCGCTCGCCCTCGCGGACAGGGTGCTGGTGCTCGAAGCGGGCCGGGTCGTCCTCGACCACGCCGTCGGCCTTCCGCGTCCCCGGCGACACGGCGCACCGGAACTGGCGGGGGCACGCGAGGAACTGTTGCGTGGTCTCGGCGTCGACGTCTCGCCCGGCGAGCGGCCGGTC